In the Sphingomonas sp. LM7 genome, one interval contains:
- the rplI gene encoding 50S ribosomal protein L9, with protein MEVILLERVEKLGAIGDVVKVKDGFARNYLLPNKKALRSNAANRKVFEANRARIEADNASRRSDAEKEAGNFNDVSVTLIRQASNTGQLYGSVAARDLVDAITADGHKVTKAQVVLDRPIKSIGVYEIKVALHPEVSVTVKVNVARSPEEAEMQSQGVDVMTAMFEKDEAGFTEDYDPNAEPGATAEVQSAPAEDENAEG; from the coding sequence ATGGAAGTCATCCTGCTTGAGCGCGTCGAGAAGCTCGGCGCCATCGGCGACGTGGTGAAGGTCAAGGACGGGTTCGCCCGCAACTACCTTCTGCCCAACAAGAAGGCGCTTCGTTCGAACGCCGCCAACCGCAAGGTCTTCGAGGCCAATCGCGCGCGCATCGAAGCCGACAACGCTTCGCGCCGCAGCGATGCCGAGAAGGAAGCCGGCAACTTCAACGACGTTTCGGTCACGCTGATCCGTCAGGCTTCGAACACCGGCCAGCTCTACGGCTCAGTCGCAGCCCGCGATCTCGTCGACGCGATCACCGCCGATGGCCACAAGGTCACCAAGGCGCAGGTCGTTCTCGATCGCCCGATCAAGTCGATCGGCGTGTACGAGATCAAGGTTGCGCTGCACCCCGAGGTGTCGGTGACCGTCAAGGTCAACGTCGCCCGCTCGCCGGAAGAAGCCGAGATGCAGTCGCAAGGCGTCGACGTGATGACGGCGATGTTCGAGAAGGACGAAGCCGGCTTCACCGAGGATTACGATCCCAACGCCGAGCCGGGCGCGACTGCCGAAGTGCAGTCGGCGCCTGCCGAGGACGAGAACGCCGAAGGCTGA
- the rpsR gene encoding 30S ribosomal protein S18 codes for MARPFFRRRKSCPFSAKDAPRIDYKDVRLLQGFVSERGKIVPSRITSVSAKKQRELAQAIKRARHLGLLPYIVK; via the coding sequence ATGGCACGCCCATTTTTCCGTCGTCGCAAGAGCTGCCCCTTCTCCGCGAAGGACGCTCCCCGGATCGACTATAAGGATGTCCGTCTGCTCCAAGGCTTCGTGTCCGAGCGCGGCAAGATCGTTCCCTCGCGCATCACCTCGGTGAGCGCGAAGAAGCAGCGCGAGCTGGCCCAGGCCATCAAGCGCGCCCGTCACCTGGGCCTGCTGCCCTACATCGTCAAGTAA
- a CDS encoding CAP domain-containing protein, whose product MLTVLLPLAAALAAPAGVLERQIVSELNFARTEPRRYAERLRSYRRYFRGRIVRYPGKPEGLRTAEGVAAVDEAIAFLERQRPTGPLAPAPLLARAAGDHVAEQGPRGATGHHSKDGADPRDRVQRRGGGKYVAETITYGPPSAVEVVRQLIVDDDVPGRGHRRTVFAAEMRFVGVQCGPHKTYRVMCVAEFARNPDGRY is encoded by the coding sequence ATGCTCACCGTCCTCCTTCCCCTCGCCGCAGCACTTGCCGCGCCGGCGGGAGTCCTCGAACGCCAAATCGTCTCAGAGCTCAATTTCGCGCGGACGGAGCCCAGACGCTACGCCGAGCGGCTGCGCAGTTATCGCCGCTATTTCCGCGGCAGGATCGTCCGCTATCCCGGCAAGCCCGAGGGGCTTCGCACCGCCGAGGGCGTCGCCGCGGTGGACGAAGCGATCGCGTTTCTCGAGCGGCAGCGCCCGACCGGCCCCCTCGCCCCCGCCCCGCTGCTCGCCCGGGCAGCAGGCGACCATGTCGCCGAACAGGGCCCACGCGGCGCGACCGGACACCATTCGAAGGACGGCGCAGATCCACGCGACCGCGTCCAGCGCCGCGGCGGCGGCAAGTACGTCGCGGAGACGATCACCTATGGCCCGCCCTCGGCAGTGGAAGTCGTCCGCCAGCTGATCGTCGACGACGACGTGCCCGGCCGCGGACACCGCCGCACCGTGTTCGCCGCCGAGATGCGCTTCGTCGGCGTACAATGCGGCCCGCACAAAACCTATCGCGTGATGTGCGTCGCCGAATTCGCCCGCAACCCCGACGGGCGCTACTGA